Within the Burkholderia sp. NRF60-BP8 genome, the region GGCCGCGCATGCGAAACCGCGACCGTGGCCGAAACCCGAAACGCTATTGCAGCAACAGCAGTTCTGGACGCTGTTCCAGGTCTGCCTCGACCATCTGCCCGAGCAGATCGGCCGCGTGTTCATGATGCGCGAATTCCTCGACGTCGAGATCGCGGACATCTGCAGCGAGTTGACGTTGACGACGAATCACTGCAGCGTGCTGCTGTACCGGGCGCGTACGCGCCTGCGAACCTGCCTGAGCGAAAAAGGAATGACGACCGAAGATGCTGCCGGGGAAATGTACTGACGTGACACGACTGCTGTCGGATGCGCTCGACCGGCATCTGACGCTGCACGAGCGCCTGCAGGTGCGCGTGCATTTGCCGACCTGCAGC harbors:
- a CDS encoding zf-HC2 domain-containing protein; the protein is MLPGKCTDVTRLLSDALDRHLTLHERLQVRVHLPTCSGCRAYRGQIALLRTAAKAAAGQGPDDDDGSPGGA